A region from the Priestia filamentosa genome encodes:
- the yjcZ gene encoding sporulation protein YjcZ, which produces MDDPYENCGYYYPYSGGCESFNFATIVVLFILLIIIGAVCFH; this is translated from the coding sequence ATGGATGATCCGTATGAAAACTGTGGCTATTACTATCCATATAGCGGGGGCTGTGAAAGCTTTAACTTCGCAACCATTGTAGTACTCTTTATTTTGTTAATCATTATTGGAGCGGTTTGTTTCCATTAA